CACAGGACGCTGAGCAGGCGCGTCGGGGCGTACAGGACTTCACCGGCGCCGGGGAGATCCAGGGTGTAGTACCGCCCGTCGGGCACGTCGACGCCCAGCGTGGCTTTGAGTTCCGTGGCGCTGACGTCGTCGAGCAGGCCGATCAGGGCGTTGCGGTGGTACGCGTCCAGGCGGAGCAGCTCGTCGATCAGGAGGGTGGTGCGCGTGCCCTGCTGCGCGAGGCGCATGGCCCGGGCGAGCGGGCCGTCCACCCAGCGGGCGCCCTGCAGGGTGGGGGAGATGAATCCGATCATGTCGCGGTCCTCCAGACCGGGGCGGCCCTTGAGGGACACGATGGTCGAACCGGTGGACAGGGCGACGCGCTTGCCGAGTTCGGTCTTCCCGCAGCCGGTGGGGCCGACGAGCAGGGCGCGGATGCCGTACGCGGCCCGCCGGGTGAGGCGGCCTTCCTCGCTGAGATCCGCACCGGGCTCGCCGGGCTGGCGGGGGGACTGCCCGAGGAGGACCGGGGAGTGCGTCCACGCGCTGGGGGCGGAGAGGGGCCCGGTGATCCAGGAGCAGGTATCCGCGTAGAGCTTCCCGGTGTAGTACAGGGTGTCCAGGACGCGCTGGAGATCATCCTTGAATTCAGCGGTGTGGCTGAGCGTGGCCAGTTGATCCTCAGTGGCGGGGAGGGTGACCGCGTGCTGGTCGATGGTGTGCAGGAGGGCACCCCACCGTTCGGCGAGTTCGGTGTGCTTGGCCGCGAGCTGGGCTTCGGCGATCAGGAGGATGTACGGGCGCACGGTCTGCCCGGCATTCACCCACGTCGCCTGGGCGGGGTGGGAGGCCATGAGGACGGGCTGCCCGTCCTTGTCGATGGTCTGGACGGTGAGGCGGTTGGGGATGCGTTCAGCCTCCACGCGGCCCAGCAGGACCTGGGCGACTGCTTCAGCCGCAGCCCACGGGATGATGCGCATCCGGTTGGACGTGTCGAGCTGGCTGTGCAGATGCTGTGGGATCTGCACCCGGCCGCCCTTCCCGAGCCCAGGGAACTTCGCCGTCTTGAAGGAGAACACGCTGCTGGTGTTGATGGTCATGCTCGTCTCGTGGCCCACCCGCGGTGGGCCAGCGCTCAGTCCTGCGCGGCACTGAGCGGTTGGTTGCAGGTCAGGCACGCCACGT
The Deinococcus sp. JMULE3 genome window above contains:
- a CDS encoding AAA family ATPase produces the protein MTINTSSVFSFKTAKFPGLGKGGRVQIPQHLHSQLDTSNRMRIIPWAAAEAVAQVLLGRVEAERIPNRLTVQTIDKDGQPVLMASHPAQATWVNAGQTVRPYILLIAEAQLAAKHTELAERWGALLHTIDQHAVTLPATEDQLATLSHTAEFKDDLQRVLDTLYYTGKLYADTCSWITGPLSAPSAWTHSPVLLGQSPRQPGEPGADLSEEGRLTRRAAYGIRALLVGPTGCGKTELGKRVALSTGSTIVSLKGRPGLEDRDMIGFISPTLQGARWVDGPLARAMRLAQQGTRTTLLIDELLRLDAYHRNALIGLLDDVSATELKATLGVDVPDGRYYTLDLPGAGEVLYAPTRLLSVLCTTNAGSSYTQSGELDPALLRRFQRVMFVSYPAEAVIMPVYAKAATPGTARVAYALEVATRSMTVDQGQLLARPMNTGVTLNFLAEVQDLVQAGLSETNALREALLVTVTPFCCELTDEGLPDPAAVNALKARLEEQFRKGLLHKAA